In one window of Neofelis nebulosa isolate mNeoNeb1 chromosome 15, mNeoNeb1.pri, whole genome shotgun sequence DNA:
- the LOC131495551 gene encoding uncharacterized protein LOC131495551, which produces MAAGAGLRQIFPDASVPCPPRPLGGAAPGTERGKRGRAGGLSSHSREAAAAEPGSAAAAHRAPPAGRSGAARWTERSPEREEAGRRGTANDRAEGRLAQPILELLQHLFPKQTRSGARTERRGLLAHAPRCPSGDHSPLAAPVWEGQPGTLGHTDGGCPGPGRNWVPTTFGKVLGAGKTGLALDLGEIAVDRRKRPPRLLDLFLLMSTHVFYQTTPLFEVQIAERPQVVPAIATSHRSLISLHQQDCSGSFPVITLEE; this is translated from the exons ATGGCAGCGGGTGCAG GGCTGCGGCAGATTTTCCCGGACGCGAGCGTGCCGTGCCCGCCGCGGCCGCTGGGTGGCGCGGCGCCGGGCACCGAGCGTGGGAAGCGCGGGCGCGCGGGCGGGCTGAGCTCACACTCCCGGGAAGCGGCCGCGGCGGAGCCGGGGTCCGCAGCGGCTGCGCATCGCGCGCCTCCCGCCGGGCGCTCGGGGGCTGCGAGGTGGACTGAGCGGTCCCCCGAGAGGGAGGAGGCCGGCCGGAG aggaactGCAAATGACAGAGCAGAGGGACGGCTGGCCCAGCCAATCCTGGAGCTGCTGCAGCACTTGTTCCCCAAACAAACACGTTCTGGTGCaaggacagagaggagggggctgcTGGCTCACGCGCCCCGCTGCCCCTCCGGGGACCACAGCCCCCTTGCTGCTCCCGTGTGGGAAGGACAGCCCGGCACCTTGGGCCACACGGACGGAGGCTGCCCTGGGCCAGG CAGGAACTGGGTTCCTACCACGTTCGGTAAGGTTCTGGGAGCTGGGAAGACAGGACTGGCCCTTGACCTTGGAGAAATTGCAGTGGATAGGAGGAAG CGCCCGCCCAGACTGCTGGACCTGTTTCTGCTAATGAGCACACACGTCTTCTATCAAACCACACCCCTTTTTGAAGTTCAG ATTGCTGAGAGGCCCCAAGTTGTGCCTGCTATAGCCACGAGCCATCGGTCTTTAATTAGCCTCCACCAGCAAGACTGTTCTGGTTCCTTCCCAGTCATCACTCTAGAGGAGTAA